The following nucleotide sequence is from Microbacterium imperiale.
GAGTCCATGAAGCCGCCCGCCGTCGGGAGCGGATGCAGCGTCACGAGGGTCGCCGCCGGCGCCCCGCTCTCCGGAAGCGCGAGCTCGCCGACCAGTCGCAGCCCGTCGATCGTGTGCAGTTCGATGTCTTCGCGGCGGGCGGGCAGCTGAACCGGCCCGCGGATCTCGATCGTCATGCGATCCTCCAACATGCTGAGTGCCAATGCCGGCGTGCGGCCAGGTCTGCGGCATCACCCAGGACCCCGTCGGCGCGCCACGCGACGAGGTGGGCGACCCCGACGCCGATCTGCCGACCGCATCCGGGGCAGACGTAGGTCTTCTGCGCCTGGGTGGCCGAGATGGGTTGGACCGTCCACTCGAACCCGCGGCGCGTCTCGCTGCGCTTCCAGCCGTTGAGCAGACGCTCGAACGATTCGTCCGGCGGATCGGGACGACGACGGTGGGACCGGGGCATGAGTAGCCGGGTCACCACCAGTGGTTGCTCGTCCAGAAGGCGTGTGCGGCGGCCCAGCTGCCGTAACGCCCGACCGCGTACCCGTGGGCCCAGCGCAGATTGTCGACCGGGTTGTAGCCGCTGCCCGGGACCTTGCTGCACGGATAGGCCTGGACGAGCCCGCACGCGCCGGACGAAGCGTTCGTCGCGTTCGGGTTCCAGCCGCTCTCGCGCGAGACGATGTAATCGACGTATCCCCAATCGCTTTCGGGGATGCCGGCGGCGATCAGCCACTCCGTCGACGAGCCGCCGCCGGAGTACAGCACGGGCGACGAGCGCGTCGTGCTGGCGCGCTCGTCCTCCGCGTCCGGAGTGGGGGTCGGGGTCGGAGTCGGCTTGGGCGTGACGTACACGGTGAACCCGCTGCGGTCGAGGGTGACGGCACCATCGGGCTGCGCCACGTTCGCGAGCGCCTGCGCGTCGGCTCGCGAGTCGGCCCAGAGCGAGACCACCTCGGGGGGCTTCTCCTGCGCGACGGCCAGGCTCGCTCCGAGAGGCGCGAGGGCTCCCCCGGCCATGCCGACCGCCGCTAGGGCGGCGAAGACCCCGACGACGCCCCGACGGCGCGACCAGCGCGCGGCGGGACGCGTGGCACCGACGCTACGACGGGCGACCTCGGACGAGGTGCGCGGAGTCAGTTCGGAGCCGGGAGTCACAATGCCCTCGAGTTTAGCGACCGGGTCGCGTTCTCTCCATCCGAGGTCACCCGATGGCGAGGATGACGGACACCACGGCATCCAGAACGGCATCCACCTGCGCTTCGCGGTAGCCGCCCCGCTGCATGCGGAAGGCGACCGAGCGCACCTGT
It contains:
- a CDS encoding transglycosylase SLT domain-containing protein, encoding MTPGSELTPRTSSEVARRSVGATRPAARWSRRRGVVGVFAALAAVGMAGGALAPLGASLAVAQEKPPEVVSLWADSRADAQALANVAQPDGAVTLDRSGFTVYVTPKPTPTPTPTPDAEDERASTTRSSPVLYSGGGSSTEWLIAAGIPESDWGYVDYIVSRESGWNPNATNASSGACGLVQAYPCSKVPGSGYNPVDNLRWAHGYAVGRYGSWAAAHAFWTSNHWW